A stretch of the Aegilops tauschii subsp. strangulata cultivar AL8/78 chromosome 4, Aet v6.0, whole genome shotgun sequence genome encodes the following:
- the LOC109756209 gene encoding acid phosphatase 1, whose translation MGSSQALALWVVITHLLSLGGGFVSCAKPSFWPSSATHDDAGCLSWRVMVEANNARGWRTVPAPCVGYVKAYMTRGQYGRDLDSVMEQVSAYVDQIAAAADGLDAWIFDIDDTCLSNLLYYQAKRFGAYDPMAFKKWASQGACPGIPPVLGLFAALQDKGFKVFLLSGRDEETLGSCTSQNLESEGFSGYERLMMRTPEYRGQSSSLFKSAMRKQLVDEGYRIRGNLGDQWSDLQGENVGDRVFKIPNPMYFVP comes from the exons ATGGGTTCCTCCCAGGCGCTTGCTCTGTGGGTGGTGATCACGCACCTCCTCTCccttggcggcggcttcgtcaGCTGCGCCAAGCCGAGCTTCTGGCCGAGCTCCGCGACGCACGACGACGCCGGCTGCCTCAGCTGGCGCGTCATGGTGGAGGCCAACAACGCgaggggctggcgcacggtgccGGCGCCCTGCGTCGGCTACGTCAAGGCCTACATGACCCGGGGCCAGTACGGCAGGGACCTGGACAGCGTCATGGAGCAGGTGTCCGCCTACGTCGAccagatcgccgccgccgccgacggccTCGACGCCTGGATCTTCGACATCGACGACACCTGCCTCTCCAACCTGCTCTACTACCAGGCCAAGCGCTTCGG GGCGTACGATCCCATGGCCTTCAAGAAGTGGGCTAGCCAAGGGGCCTGCCCGGGGATACCTCCGGTCCTTGGGCTGTTCGCGGCGCTGCAGGACAAGGGATTCAAGGTCTTCCTTCTCTCCGGGAGGGACGAGGAGACTCTGGGCTCCTGCACGTCCCAGAATCTAGAGTCGGAGGGGTTCTCAGGGTACGAGAGGCTCATGATGAG AACTCCCGAGTACCGAGGGCAGAGCTCGTCGCTGTTCAAGTCGGCGATGAGGAAGCAGCTGGTGGACGAGGGATACAGGATCCGCGGCAACCTCGGGGATCAGTGGAGCGACCTGCAGGGCGAAAACGTCGGCGACCGCGTGTTCAAGATACCAAACCCCATGTACTTCGTCCCGTGA
- the LOC109756208 gene encoding large ribosomal subunit protein uL16, with the protein MGRRPARCYRQIKNKPYPKSRYCRGVPDAKIRIFDVGQKKRGVDEFPLCVHLVSWEKENVTSEALEAARIACNKYIAKHAGKDAFHLRVRAHPYHVLRINKMLSCAGADRLQTGMRGAFGKPTGMCARVHIGQVLLSVRCRDAHAAHAQEALRRAKFKFPGRQRVIVSGKWGFTKFKREEYLKLRREGRIVPDGVNAKLLTWHGSLEGRPRGKGVFPPSVAGSA; encoded by the exons ATGGGAAGGA GGCCTGCTCGGTGCTACCGCCAGATCAAGAACAAGCCGTACCCCAAGTCGCGGTACTGCCGCGGGGTGCCGGACGCCAAGATCCGCATCTTCGACGTGGGGCAGAAGAAGCGTGGCGTGGACGAGTTCCCGCTGTGCGTGCACCTGGTGAGCTGGGAGAAGGAGAACGTGACGAGCGAGGCCCTGGAGGCGGCCCGGATCGCCTGCAACAAGTACATAGCCAAGCACGCCGGCAAGGACGCCTTCCACCTCCGCGTGCGCGCGCACCCCTACCACGTCCTCCGCATCAACAAGATGCTCTCCTGCGCCGGCGCCGACCGGCTGCAGACCGGCATGCGCGGCGCCTTCGGCAAGCCCACCGGGATGTGCGCGCGGGTGCACATCGGCCAGGTGCTGCTCTCCGTGCGCTGCCGCGACGCGCACGCGGCCCACGCGCAGGAGGCGCTGCGCCGGGCCAAGTTCAAATTCCCCGGACGCCAGAGGGTCATCGTCAGCGGCAAATG GGGATTCACCAAGTTTAAGCGCGAAGAGTATCTCAAGCTCAGGAGGGAGGGCCGCATCGTCCCCGATGGTGTCAACGCCAAG TTGCTGACTTGGCACGGGTCGCTCGAGGGACGCCCGCGAGGAAAAGGTGTCTTTCCACCCTCCGTCGCCGGATCGGCTTGA